TTGAGCGGATAGTCCAGGATTATGGGCTGAACGTACTGCGGGTTTGCCGTGCCCTACTTGATGAACACCGTGCACAAGATGCTTGGTCTGAAACCTTCCTTTCCGCGCTCAAGGCTTATCCGCAACTTGCTGAGGATGCCAACGTATCAGCCTGGCTTGTACGCATTGCACGGAACAAGGCCATCGATGAGCTGCGTAAGAATAAGCCAGAAATTCTTGATGATCATCAGCAGTGGGAACATGCTGATGAGCAAGTGAACCTTGAGATGGAAGCCGACAATCTCCAACTATGGCAGGAAGTGTCAAAACTTCCGCAGAAGCAACGAATGGTAGTTGGCTATAGATATCTCGGCGGTCTGAGCTACGCGCAGATAGCCCAGCTAGTTTCTGGGAGCGAGGCCGCCGCACGGCGTGCTGGTAGTGACGGGATCAAAAACCTTCGCCGAATACTCGGCGATGACTCACTGTGGCGGGAGCAGTCATGACGCAGGCAAAATTCAACTCCTCGGCAACCGGAGAAGAAGCTGAGCTTTTGGCGCAGCTTGGAAAAGAACTTCGGGCTAAAGCGAAAGCATCGGACCTACTGGATGTTTCCTACCGTGTGATTGATAGCCCTATCGGCTCGCTCCTGCTGGCTAGCACTCCAGCTGGTCTGGTGCGTGTGGCCTTTGAGAGCGAAGATCATGACAAAATCCTTGAGCTACTGAGTCAGAAACTCAGCCCGCGAATCCTTAAAGACTCGTCGCGACTGGACGCCGTGGCTCGGCAGCTTGATGAGTATTTTGCTGGATCCCGCCGCAATTTTGATGTGCCGCTGGATTTGAAACTTTCCACTGCTTTCCGGCGTCAAGTGCAATTAGAACTGGGCGAAATTGGCTACGGGCAAACGTGGAGTTACTCGCAAATGGCGGAGCGTATCGGCAACCCGAAGGCGGTGCGTGCTGTGGGTTCAGCGTGCGCGACCAATCCGATTCCCATTGTCCTGCCATGCCACCGGGTACTACGAACTGATGGTTCACTCGGTGGTTATTTAGGTGGGCTGGAAACGAAAACTCAATTGCTGAAGTTGGAGAATCCAGACTTCGGTGGCGCAATGAGGACCCTTTTCTAGTTTTATTGATCAGTTGTTTTCGCGGATGCGCATCAAGGAGAGCTCAAGCTGCTCTTTGGCCTGTTCACCCAAACCCAGTATTGGGATCATCGCCTCGGCCTGAAGCAATAGGTGCTGCCAGCCATCTGAATATTCCAGGCCTTGCTCCATGGCGGACGTGATTGTTCCCGTGGTGTGCTCGCTATACACAAAGTCATAGACAAAGGTTCCAGACGAAAGCTCTTGTGTACCCCAAGGCGCCACGTCTTCACGATACTTTCCTATAGGTGTGGCGTTAATGATCAAGGTGGCTTGCATGGCGGCTTCGGCAACGTAAGAGAAGTCCACTGTCCTTCCTGAAATCCCCATGGAACGTGCCAAGGATAAAAGCTCTTCGGCGGCCATGTGATTTCGGTCAGTGATAGTGATGGTGCCGATGTTTCCCTTGAGCGCAACCAGGGCAGCACGAGCTGCACCACCAGCGCCGATGAGCAATACGTGTTCATGGATTTTGGTGGCGAGTCTTGCTTCTACTGCAATCAAATCAGTGTTGTAAGCATTCAGTTTGCCGTCCTGACGAATCAGGAGGTTCGCTGCACCGCTGAGACTGACCTGTTCTGAGCGCTCGTCCGCGATGGCCGCGGCCCACTGCTTGTGCGGCATGGTCACGTTGGCGCCTATGACTTCTGAAGAGAGCAAGCCATCATGAACTTTTTGCATGTCACTGTGCACCGGGACATCCCAGGGAACGTAATTCCAGTGACTGCCCAATGCCTCAAATACTGGATTCCAGAGGCTGGGTGACATGGTGCCAGAGGCGTGGGATCCGATGATGAATAGTTGTGATGCGTTGTCCTGGTAACTCACTGTTGTCCTTTCGACTCGAACTTCTTCAGCATTGGCGATGCAAACCAATTAACATCTTGTGACGCGCCTCACCTTGCTGTACTTTATTAATTGTCGCATAACGCACATGTGTACGCATAGTGCACATTATCATCAACGTAGGACGTGAAACATCCCCGCTGTCGTGGAAGGACGCCCCAATGAGCAAGACCATCATTAAATCGAGTCACAGCCTCGATGAAGAACAACAGCGCAAGCTCAAACGAGCTAAGAAAGCGGCGCTCGCAGGGTTTCTCGGTGGCGCACTGGAGTACTACGACTTCTTTATCTACGCGACAGCGGCTTCGCTGATCTTCTCCAAAATTTTCTTCCCTTCCGGGGATGCAACCATCGCGTTACTGGCTTCATTTGCGACCTTCGGTGTTGCGTACATTGCCCGGCCTTTCGGCGCGGTCTTCTTTGGGCATCTTGG
The nucleotide sequence above comes from Glutamicibacter sp. B1. Encoded proteins:
- a CDS encoding RNA polymerase sigma factor, with the protein product MQIPFERIVQDYGLNVLRVCRALLDEHRAQDAWSETFLSALKAYPQLAEDANVSAWLVRIARNKAIDELRKNKPEILDDHQQWEHADEQVNLEMEADNLQLWQEVSKLPQKQRMVVGYRYLGGLSYAQIAQLVSGSEAAARRAGSDGIKNLRRILGDDSLWREQS
- a CDS encoding methylated-DNA--[protein]-cysteine S-methyltransferase; amino-acid sequence: MTQAKFNSSATGEEAELLAQLGKELRAKAKASDLLDVSYRVIDSPIGSLLLASTPAGLVRVAFESEDHDKILELLSQKLSPRILKDSSRLDAVARQLDEYFAGSRRNFDVPLDLKLSTAFRRQVQLELGEIGYGQTWSYSQMAERIGNPKAVRAVGSACATNPIPIVLPCHRVLRTDGSLGGYLGGLETKTQLLKLENPDFGGAMRTLF
- a CDS encoding shikimate dehydrogenase family protein, coding for MSYQDNASQLFIIGSHASGTMSPSLWNPVFEALGSHWNYVPWDVPVHSDMQKVHDGLLSSEVIGANVTMPHKQWAAAIADERSEQVSLSGAANLLIRQDGKLNAYNTDLIAVEARLATKIHEHVLLIGAGGAARAALVALKGNIGTITITDRNHMAAEELLSLARSMGISGRTVDFSYVAEAAMQATLIINATPIGKYREDVAPWGTQELSSGTFVYDFVYSEHTTGTITSAMEQGLEYSDGWQHLLLQAEAMIPILGLGEQAKEQLELSLMRIRENN